The Enterobacter asburiae genome window below encodes:
- the rhtB gene encoding homoserine/homoserine lactone efflux protein has translation MTFEWWFAYLLTSIILSLSPGSGAINTMTTSINHGYRGAAASIAGLQTGLGIHIVLVGIGLGTLFSRSVLAFEVLKWAGAAYLIWLGIQQWRAAGSINLNTLAQTQNRGHLFKRAVFVNLTNPKSIVFLAALFPQFIVPHQPQVMQYVVLGATTVIVDIIVMIGYATLAQRIAAWIKGPKQMKALNKVFGSLFMLVGALLASARHA, from the coding sequence ATGACCTTCGAATGGTGGTTCGCCTACCTGCTGACATCCATTATCCTCAGCCTTTCTCCGGGCTCTGGGGCTATTAACACCATGACCACCTCCATCAATCACGGCTATCGCGGTGCGGCGGCGTCGATTGCCGGTTTGCAGACCGGGCTGGGCATTCATATTGTGCTGGTCGGGATCGGTCTGGGGACCCTGTTCTCCCGCTCCGTGCTGGCCTTTGAGGTGCTGAAATGGGCCGGCGCAGCGTATCTGATTTGGCTCGGCATCCAGCAGTGGCGCGCGGCAGGCTCCATCAACCTGAATACGCTGGCTCAGACGCAAAACCGCGGCCATCTGTTTAAGCGCGCAGTGTTCGTCAACCTGACCAACCCGAAGAGCATCGTTTTCCTCGCCGCGCTGTTCCCGCAGTTTATCGTTCCGCATCAGCCCCAGGTGATGCAGTACGTGGTGCTGGGCGCGACCACCGTTATCGTCGATATCATCGTGATGATTGGTTACGCGACGCTGGCACAGCGAATTGCGGCGTGGATTAAAGGGCCTAAGCAGATGAAGGCCCTGAATAAAGTCTTTGGCTCGCTGTTTATGCTGGTTGGCGCGCTGCTTGCGTCAGCGCGTCATGCTTAG
- the yigI gene encoding acyl-CoA thioesterase YigI, with translation MSAMLTAEEVLKLVGEIFVYHMPFNRALGLELERYEKDFAQLSFNNQPMMVGNWAQSILHGGVIASALDVAAGLVCVGSTLTRHDTINEDELRQRLARMGTIDLRVDYLRPGRGNRFTCTSSLLRAGNKVAVARVELHNEEQVYIASATATYMVG, from the coding sequence ATGTCAGCCATGCTTACCGCCGAAGAAGTGTTAAAACTCGTGGGCGAGATTTTTGTTTACCATATGCCGTTTAACCGCGCGCTGGGACTGGAGCTGGAGCGTTACGAGAAAGATTTTGCCCAGCTGAGCTTCAACAACCAGCCCATGATGGTAGGTAACTGGGCGCAAAGTATTTTGCACGGCGGCGTGATTGCCTCCGCGCTGGACGTGGCGGCAGGTCTGGTCTGCGTGGGCAGTACGCTGACCCGCCATGACACCATCAACGAAGACGAACTCCGCCAGCGTCTGGCGCGTATGGGCACCATTGATTTGCGCGTCGACTATCTTCGCCCGGGGCGCGGAAATCGCTTTACCTGTACCAGCAGCCTGCTGCGCGCGGGAAATAAAGTTGCCGTGGCGCGCGTTGAATTACACAACGAAGAACAGGTGTATATCGCCAGCGCAACCGCCACTTATATGGTGGGTTGA
- the recQ gene encoding ATP-dependent DNA helicase RecQ, translated as MAQAEVLNQESLAKQVLHETFGYQQFRPGQETIIETVLEGRDCLVVMPTGGGKSLCYQVPALVLNGLTVVVSPLISLMKDQVDQLLANGVAAACLNSTQTREQQQEVMAGCRTGQIRLLYIAPERLMLDNFLDHLAHWNPVLLAVDEAHCISQWGHDFRPEYAALGQLRQRFPELPFMALTATADDTTRLDIVRLLGLNDPYIQVSSFDRPNIRYMLMEKFKPLDQLLRYVQEQRGKSGIIYCNSRAKVEDTAARLQNRGFSAAAYHAGLENHIRADVQEKFQRDDLQIVVATVAFGMGINKPNVRFVVHFDIPRNIESYYQETGRAGRDGLPAEAMLFYDPADMAWLRRCLEEKPQGQLQDIERHKLNAMGAFAEAQTCRRLVLLNYFGEGRQEPCGNCDICLDPPKQYDGLMDARKALSTIYRVNQRFGMGYVVEVLRGANNQRIRDMGHDKLPVYGIGKEQSHEHWVSIIRQLIHLGFATQNIAQHSALQLTEAARPVLRGDVELKLAVPRVIALKPRVMQKSYGGNYDRKLFAKLRKLRKAIADEENIPPYVVFNDATLIEMAEQMPLSASEMLSVNGVGTRKLERFGKEFMALIRSHADGDDEE; from the coding sequence GTGGCGCAGGCGGAAGTATTGAATCAGGAGTCGCTGGCTAAACAGGTTTTGCATGAAACCTTTGGCTACCAGCAGTTCCGCCCCGGCCAGGAAACCATCATTGAAACGGTGCTGGAAGGTCGTGATTGCCTGGTGGTGATGCCGACCGGCGGCGGTAAGTCCCTCTGTTATCAGGTGCCCGCGCTGGTGCTTAACGGCCTGACGGTCGTGGTATCCCCTCTCATTTCTCTGATGAAAGACCAGGTTGACCAGCTGCTCGCCAACGGCGTGGCGGCAGCCTGTCTTAACTCCACGCAAACCCGGGAGCAGCAGCAAGAGGTGATGGCCGGGTGCCGCACCGGGCAGATCCGCCTGCTGTATATCGCGCCGGAACGCCTGATGCTGGATAACTTCCTCGATCACCTGGCGCACTGGAACCCGGTGCTGCTGGCGGTAGATGAAGCGCACTGTATTTCCCAGTGGGGACACGATTTCCGCCCGGAATACGCTGCCCTCGGCCAGCTGCGTCAGCGCTTCCCCGAGCTGCCGTTTATGGCGCTTACCGCCACGGCGGATGACACCACGCGGCTGGATATCGTTCGCCTGCTCGGGCTGAACGACCCCTATATTCAGGTCAGCAGCTTCGACCGCCCAAACATCCGCTATATGCTGATGGAAAAGTTCAAGCCGCTGGATCAGCTCCTGCGCTACGTCCAGGAGCAGCGCGGGAAGTCCGGCATCATCTACTGCAACAGCCGTGCGAAGGTGGAAGACACTGCCGCGCGTCTGCAAAATCGTGGCTTTAGCGCCGCCGCGTATCATGCCGGGTTAGAGAACCACATCCGCGCCGACGTGCAGGAAAAATTCCAGCGTGACGACCTGCAAATCGTCGTCGCGACGGTGGCGTTCGGAATGGGCATTAACAAGCCCAACGTGCGCTTTGTGGTGCATTTCGACATCCCGCGCAATATCGAATCCTACTATCAGGAAACCGGCCGCGCCGGGCGTGACGGTCTGCCTGCGGAAGCGATGCTGTTTTACGATCCGGCCGATATGGCGTGGCTGCGCCGCTGTCTGGAAGAGAAACCGCAGGGACAGCTGCAGGATATCGAGCGCCACAAGCTCAACGCGATGGGCGCGTTTGCCGAAGCGCAAACCTGCCGTCGTCTGGTGCTGCTCAACTACTTTGGTGAAGGGCGCCAGGAGCCGTGCGGCAACTGCGATATCTGCCTCGATCCGCCAAAGCAGTACGATGGCCTGATGGACGCGCGTAAGGCGCTCTCGACCATTTACCGTGTGAATCAACGCTTCGGGATGGGCTACGTGGTGGAGGTGCTGCGCGGCGCCAATAACCAGCGTATCCGCGATATGGGCCACGACAAGCTGCCGGTTTACGGTATTGGCAAGGAGCAGAGCCACGAGCACTGGGTGAGTATCATTCGCCAGCTGATCCACCTCGGCTTCGCCACGCAGAACATTGCCCAGCACTCCGCCCTGCAGCTGACCGAGGCGGCGCGTCCGGTCCTGCGCGGAGACGTCGAACTCAAGCTCGCCGTACCGCGCGTCATCGCCCTGAAGCCGCGCGTGATGCAGAAATCCTACGGCGGCAACTACGACCGCAAGCTGTTCGCCAAACTGCGCAAGCTGCGTAAAGCCATCGCTGATGAAGAAAACATCCCGCCTTACGTGGTGTTTAACGACGCGACGCTGATCGAGATGGCCGAGCAAATGCCGCTCAGCGCCAGCGAGATGCTCAGCGTCAACGGCGTGGGAACGCGCAAGCTGGAGCGCTTCGGTAAAGAGTTTATGGCGCTCATCCGCTCTCACGCCGATGGTGATGATGAGGAGTAG
- a CDS encoding carboxylate/amino acid/amine transporter, which produces MALLIITTILWAFSFSLIGEYLAGSVDSYFSVLMRVGLAALVFLPFLRTRGQSLKTIVLYMLVGAMQLGIMYLFSFRAYVYLSVSEFLLFTVLTPLYITLIYDLLSRRRLRWGYLLSAALAVIGAAIIRYDKVSDHFWTGLMFVQLANISFAIGMVGYKRLMETRPMPQHNAFAWFYMGAAIVAVAAWFMLGNPQKLPTTAVQWGVLVWLGVVASGLGYFMWNYGATQVDAGTLGIMNNVHVPAGLLVNLAIWQQQPHWPSFIIGGAVILASLWVHRRWVAPRSAQTEDGRTRGSALSE; this is translated from the coding sequence GTGGCGCTACTCATTATCACCACTATCCTGTGGGCCTTCTCCTTTAGCCTGATTGGCGAATACCTTGCCGGTTCGGTCGACAGCTACTTCTCGGTGCTGATGCGCGTGGGGCTGGCGGCGCTGGTGTTCCTGCCGTTTCTGCGTACGCGCGGGCAATCGCTGAAAACGATTGTGCTTTATATGCTGGTGGGAGCGATGCAGCTCGGCATCATGTATCTGTTCAGCTTCCGGGCCTACGTCTACCTGTCCGTCTCCGAATTCCTGCTTTTTACCGTGCTGACGCCGCTCTATATCACGCTGATTTACGACCTGCTCAGCAGACGCCGTCTGCGCTGGGGATACCTGCTGAGCGCCGCGCTGGCGGTGATCGGCGCGGCGATTATTCGCTATGACAAAGTCAGCGATCACTTCTGGACCGGGCTGATGTTCGTCCAGCTCGCCAACATCAGTTTCGCCATCGGCATGGTGGGCTACAAACGCCTGATGGAAACCCGTCCGATGCCGCAGCATAACGCGTTTGCCTGGTTCTATATGGGCGCCGCGATTGTCGCGGTAGCGGCGTGGTTCATGCTCGGTAATCCGCAAAAGCTGCCGACCACCGCCGTGCAGTGGGGCGTTCTGGTCTGGCTGGGCGTAGTGGCGTCAGGGCTGGGATACTTCATGTGGAACTACGGCGCTACGCAGGTAGACGCCGGTACGCTGGGGATCATGAACAACGTGCATGTCCCGGCAGGGCTGCTGGTCAACCTCGCCATCTGGCAGCAACAGCCGCACTGGCCAAGCTTCATTATTGGGGGAGCGGTGATCCTGGCTTCGCTGTGGGTCCATCGCCGATGGGTCGCTCCGCGCTCCGCACAAACGGAAGATGGTCGCACGCGTGGTTCCGCGCTGAGCGAATAA
- the rhtC gene encoding threonine export protein RhtC, which translates to MLMLFLTVALVHIVALMSPGPDFFFVSQTAVSRSRKEAMMGVLGITMGVMVWAAVALLGLNLILAKMAWLHNIIMVGGGLYLCWMGYQMLRGALKKEEKKPEEPKVELATGGRSFVKGLLTNLANPKAIIYFGSVFSLFVGDSVGAGARWGIFLLIVVETFAWFTIVASLFALPAMRRGYQRIAKWIDGFAGALFAGFGIHLIISR; encoded by the coding sequence ATGTTAATGCTATTTCTCACCGTGGCGTTAGTGCACATCGTTGCGCTGATGAGCCCCGGCCCGGACTTTTTCTTCGTATCACAAACGGCCGTCAGCCGCTCCCGCAAAGAGGCGATGATGGGCGTGCTCGGTATCACCATGGGCGTTATGGTCTGGGCGGCCGTTGCGCTGCTCGGTCTGAACCTTATCCTGGCGAAGATGGCCTGGCTGCATAACATCATTATGGTCGGCGGCGGTCTGTACCTGTGCTGGATGGGCTACCAGATGCTGCGCGGGGCGCTGAAGAAAGAAGAGAAAAAGCCGGAAGAGCCAAAGGTGGAGCTGGCAACGGGCGGCCGCAGCTTTGTAAAAGGGCTGCTGACCAATCTGGCGAACCCGAAAGCCATTATCTATTTCGGCTCGGTGTTCTCGCTGTTTGTCGGCGATAGCGTCGGCGCGGGCGCACGCTGGGGAATCTTCCTGCTGATCGTCGTTGAAACCTTTGCCTGGTTTACCATCGTGGCCAGCCTGTTTGCCTTACCGGCGATGCGCCGCGGCTATCAGCGTATCGCGAAGTGGATTGACGGCTTCGCCGGCGCGCTGTTCGCCGGCTTCGGCATTCATCTCATCATTTCTCGCTAA
- the metR gene encoding HTH-type transcriptional regulator MetR encodes MIEIKHLKTLQALRNCGSLAAAAATLHQTQSALSHQFSDLEQRLGFRLFVRKSQPLRFTPQGEILLQLANQVLPQIASALQACNEPQQTKLRIAIECHSCIQWLTPALENFRQKWPQVEMDFKSGVTFDPQPSLQQGELDLVMTSDILPRSGLHYSPMFDYEVRLVLAPDHPLAAKTRITPEDLATETLLIYPVQRSRLDIWRHFLQPAGISPQLKSVDNTLLLIQMVAARMGIAALPHWVVESFERQGLVQTKTLGEGLWSRLYAAVRDGEQRQPITEAFIRSARNHACDHLPFVRSAERPIGDGPTAKPGSPLPQ; translated from the coding sequence ATGATCGAGATTAAACACCTGAAAACGCTACAAGCGTTGCGGAACTGCGGTTCGCTCGCGGCGGCTGCGGCCACGCTGCACCAGACCCAGTCCGCCCTTTCTCACCAGTTCAGCGATCTGGAACAACGCCTCGGCTTCCGTCTTTTTGTGCGTAAGAGCCAGCCCCTGCGCTTTACGCCGCAGGGTGAAATTCTTCTTCAGCTGGCGAATCAGGTACTGCCGCAGATCGCGAGCGCGCTGCAGGCGTGTAACGAACCGCAGCAGACCAAACTGCGCATCGCCATTGAGTGCCACAGCTGTATTCAGTGGCTGACCCCCGCGCTTGAGAACTTCCGTCAGAAGTGGCCGCAGGTGGAGATGGACTTCAAATCCGGCGTGACCTTTGACCCCCAGCCGTCGCTGCAGCAGGGCGAGCTGGATCTGGTCATGACCTCTGACATCCTGCCGCGCAGTGGCCTGCACTATTCGCCGATGTTTGATTATGAAGTGCGCCTGGTGCTGGCGCCGGACCACCCGCTGGCCGCCAAAACGCGCATCACGCCGGAAGACCTGGCGACAGAAACGCTGCTGATTTATCCGGTCCAGCGCAGCCGCCTGGATATCTGGCGCCACTTCCTGCAGCCAGCAGGCATTAGCCCGCAGCTGAAAAGCGTGGATAACACCCTGCTGCTGATTCAGATGGTGGCGGCCAGAATGGGTATCGCGGCGCTGCCGCACTGGGTGGTGGAGAGTTTTGAACGCCAGGGTCTGGTGCAGACCAAAACCCTGGGTGAAGGACTGTGGAGCCGACTGTACGCCGCCGTGCGCGATGGCGAGCAGCGTCAGCCGATTACGGAGGCGTTTATTCGCTCAGCGCGGAACCACGCGTGCGACCATCTTCCGTTTGTGCGGAGCGCGGAGCGACCCATCGGCGATGGACCCACAGCGAAGCCAGGATCACCGCTCCCCCAATAA
- the pldB gene encoding lysophospholipase L2: MFQQKKDWETRENAFAAFSMGPLTDFWRQREEDEFTGVGGIPVRFVRFRNEENDRVIVVCPGRIESYVKYAELAYDLVHMGFDVLIIDHRGQGLSGRMLPDTHRGHVDRFSDYVDDFAAFWQQDVQPGPWRKRYILAHSMGGAISTLFLQRYAHECDAIALTAPMYGIVIRFPDWMVRHLLDWAEGHQRIREGYAIGTGRWRALPFAINVLTHSRQRYRRNLRFYADEPRLRVGGPTWHWVREGILAGEQVLAGVGDDDTPTLLIQAEEERVVDNRMHDRYCELRAAAGHPCEGGKPLVINGAFHEILFEKDAMRSVALNAIVEFFNRHN; the protein is encoded by the coding sequence ATGTTTCAGCAGAAAAAGGACTGGGAAACACGAGAAAACGCTTTTGCTGCTTTCTCTATGGGGCCGCTGACCGATTTCTGGCGGCAGCGTGAGGAAGATGAGTTTACGGGCGTCGGGGGCATCCCGGTGCGTTTCGTTCGTTTCCGAAATGAAGAAAATGACCGGGTGATTGTGGTCTGCCCCGGGCGTATTGAAAGCTACGTTAAATACGCCGAGCTGGCCTATGACCTGGTCCATATGGGGTTCGATGTCCTGATCATCGACCATCGTGGACAGGGGCTGTCCGGACGTATGCTGCCGGACACGCACCGTGGGCACGTCGATCGCTTCAGCGATTACGTCGACGATTTTGCCGCGTTCTGGCAGCAGGACGTTCAGCCCGGCCCCTGGCGCAAGCGGTATATTCTTGCGCACTCCATGGGCGGCGCCATTTCGACGCTGTTTTTGCAGCGTTATGCGCACGAGTGCGACGCCATTGCGCTCACCGCGCCGATGTACGGTATCGTCATCCGTTTTCCTGACTGGATGGTGCGCCATCTTCTTGACTGGGCTGAGGGCCATCAGCGCATTCGTGAAGGTTATGCCATTGGCACAGGACGCTGGCGCGCGCTGCCGTTCGCCATCAACGTCTTAACCCATAGCCGGCAGCGTTATCGCCGCAATCTGCGCTTTTATGCCGATGAACCGCGCTTGCGCGTCGGCGGCCCGACCTGGCACTGGGTGCGGGAGGGGATTCTGGCCGGTGAGCAGGTGCTGGCGGGCGTAGGCGATGATGACACGCCGACGCTTCTGATCCAGGCGGAAGAAGAGCGTGTGGTGGATAACCGCATGCATGACCGCTATTGTGAACTGCGCGCTGCAGCCGGTCACCCTTGTGAAGGGGGTAAACCGCTGGTCATTAACGGCGCGTTCCATGAGATCCTTTTTGAAAAGGACGCTATGCGCTCAGTCGCGCTCAACGCCATTGTTGAATTTTTCAACAGGCATAATTGA
- the yigL gene encoding sugar/pyridoxal phosphate phosphatase YigL — protein sequence MYQVVASDLDGTLLSPDHTLTPYAKETLKLLTARGVNFVFATGRHHVDVGQIRDNLEIKSYMITSNGARVHDTDGNLIFTHNLDRDIAADLFGVVHNNPAIVTNVYRDDDWFMNRHRPDEMRFFKEAVFNYSLYEPGLLEPEGISKVFFTCDSHEELLPLEQAINARWGDRVNVSFSTLTCLEVMAGGVSKGHALEAVAKRLGFGLKDCIAFGDGMNDAEMLSMAGKGCIMQNAHQRLKDLHPELEVIGSNADNAVPKYLRKLFLE from the coding sequence ATGTACCAGGTTGTTGCATCTGATTTAGATGGCACGCTGCTTTCCCCCGACCACACCCTAACGCCTTACGCGAAAGAGACCTTAAAACTCCTGACTGCCCGTGGCGTGAACTTTGTGTTCGCCACCGGCCGCCACCACGTGGACGTGGGGCAGATCCGCGATAATCTTGAGATCAAATCGTACATGATCACCTCCAACGGTGCGCGCGTGCATGATACCGACGGCAACCTGATCTTTACCCACAATCTGGATCGCGATATTGCCGCCGATCTGTTCGGCGTGGTGCATAACAACCCGGCTATCGTTACTAACGTTTACCGCGACGACGACTGGTTTATGAACCGCCACCGCCCGGATGAAATGCGTTTCTTCAAGGAAGCGGTATTCAACTACTCCCTTTACGAACCGGGCCTGCTGGAGCCGGAAGGGATCAGCAAGGTGTTCTTCACCTGTGACAGCCACGAAGAGCTGCTCCCGCTGGAACAGGCGATCAACGCCCGCTGGGGCGATCGCGTCAACGTGAGCTTCTCAACCCTGACCTGTCTGGAAGTAATGGCGGGTGGCGTCTCCAAAGGTCACGCGCTGGAAGCGGTTGCGAAACGTCTGGGCTTCGGGCTGAAAGACTGTATCGCCTTCGGTGACGGCATGAACGACGCCGAGATGCTTTCGATGGCGGGCAAGGGCTGCATCATGCAGAACGCGCACCAGCGTCTGAAGGATCTGCACCCTGAGCTGGAAGTGATTGGTTCTAACGCTGACAACGCGGTACCGAAGTATCTGCGTAAACTGTTCCTTGAATAA
- the corA gene encoding magnesium/cobalt transporter CorA — MLSAFQLENNRLTRLEAEESQPLIDAVWVDLVEPDDDERLRVQSELGQSLATRPELEDIEASARFFEDEDGLHIHSFFFFEDAEDHAGNSTVAFTIRDGRLFTLRERELPAFRLYRMRARSQAMVDGNAYELLLDLFETKIEQLADEIENIYSDLEKLSRVIMEGHQGDEYDEALSTLAELEDIGWKVRLCLMDTQRALNFLVRKARLPGGQLEQAREILRDIESLLPHNESLFQKVNFLMQAAMGFINIEQNRIIKIFSVVSVVFLPPTLVASSYGMNFEFMPELKWSFGYPGAIIFMILAGLAPYLYFKRRNWL; from the coding sequence ATGTTGAGCGCATTTCAACTCGAAAATAACCGACTGACTCGGCTTGAAGCCGAAGAGTCACAGCCCCTCATTGATGCCGTATGGGTGGATCTGGTCGAGCCGGACGACGATGAACGCCTTCGCGTACAATCTGAACTGGGGCAAAGCCTGGCAACCCGCCCGGAACTGGAAGACATCGAAGCATCCGCGCGTTTTTTTGAAGACGAAGACGGTCTGCATATTCACTCCTTCTTCTTCTTTGAAGATGCGGAAGACCACGCGGGTAACTCCACCGTGGCGTTTACCATTCGCGACGGCCGTCTGTTTACCCTGCGCGAGCGCGAGCTGCCGGCATTCCGCCTCTACCGCATGCGCGCCCGCAGCCAGGCAATGGTGGACGGTAACGCTTACGAGCTGCTGCTCGATCTGTTCGAGACCAAAATTGAACAGCTGGCGGACGAAATCGAAAACATCTACAGCGATCTGGAAAAGCTGAGCCGCGTGATCATGGAAGGCCATCAGGGCGATGAGTACGACGAAGCGCTCTCCACGCTGGCGGAGCTGGAAGATATCGGCTGGAAGGTGCGCTTGTGTCTGATGGATACCCAGCGCGCGCTGAACTTCCTTGTGCGCAAGGCGCGTCTGCCGGGCGGTCAGCTGGAGCAGGCGCGGGAAATTTTACGAGATATCGAATCCCTGCTGCCGCACAACGAATCTCTGTTCCAGAAGGTGAACTTCCTGATGCAGGCGGCGATGGGCTTTATCAACATCGAGCAGAACCGCATCATCAAGATCTTCTCGGTAGTGTCCGTGGTGTTCCTGCCGCCGACGCTGGTGGCGTCCAGCTACGGGATGAACTTTGAGTTTATGCCGGAGCTGAAATGGAGCTTTGGTTACCCGGGGGCGATTATCTTTATGATCCTCGCGGGGCTGGCGCCGTATCTGTACTTTAAGCGCCGGAACTGGCTGTAA
- the ysgD gene encoding YsgD/CorL family protein — translation MDTPSRYWLNSLSSRNNS, via the coding sequence TTGGACACACCCAGTAGATACTGGCTCAATTCCCTGTCATCCAGGAACAACTCCTAA
- the pldA gene encoding phospholipase A, with protein MRTYLAWLLAAVALPLTAYAQEATIKEVHDKPAVHGSIIANLLQEHDNPFTLYPYDTNYVIYTQTSDLNKEAISSYNWSDNARKDEVKFQLSLAFPFWRGILGPNSVLGASYTQKSWWQLSNSGESSPFRETNYEPQLFLGFATDYEFAGWTLRDVEVGFNHDSNGRSDPTSRSWNRAYTRLMAQNGNWMVEVKPWYVVGETDDNPDITKYMGYYQLKVGYQLGDAVLSAKGQYNWNTGYGGAEVGLSYPMTKHVRIYTQVYSGYGESLIDYNFNQTRVGVGVMLNDIL; from the coding sequence ATGCGGACGTATCTGGCCTGGTTACTGGCGGCGGTTGCGCTGCCCCTCACAGCATATGCGCAGGAAGCGACGATCAAAGAGGTGCATGATAAACCTGCCGTTCACGGTAGCATTATCGCGAACCTTCTTCAGGAGCATGACAATCCGTTCACGCTCTATCCGTATGACACCAACTACGTAATTTATACCCAGACCAGCGATCTCAACAAAGAGGCGATAAGCTCCTATAACTGGTCTGATAATGCGCGTAAAGATGAGGTGAAGTTCCAGCTCAGCCTCGCGTTCCCGTTCTGGCGCGGTATTCTGGGGCCGAACTCGGTGCTTGGAGCGTCTTACACCCAGAAATCCTGGTGGCAGCTCTCTAACAGCGGAGAGTCCTCGCCGTTCCGTGAAACCAACTATGAGCCGCAGCTGTTCCTCGGTTTTGCAACGGATTATGAGTTTGCGGGCTGGACGCTGCGTGACGTCGAAGTGGGCTTTAACCACGATTCCAACGGTCGCTCTGACCCGACATCCCGCAGCTGGAACCGCGCCTATACGCGTCTGATGGCGCAGAACGGTAACTGGATGGTGGAAGTGAAGCCGTGGTATGTGGTGGGCGAAACCGATGATAACCCGGATATCACCAAATATATGGGCTACTACCAGCTCAAAGTCGGCTATCAGTTGGGGGATGCCGTGCTCAGCGCCAAAGGCCAGTACAACTGGAACACCGGTTACGGCGGTGCGGAAGTGGGCTTAAGCTATCCAATGACGAAGCATGTCCGCATCTATACTCAGGTGTACAGCGGTTACGGCGAGTCGCTTATCGATTACAACTTCAACCAGACCCGCGTCGGCGTGGGCGTGATGCTGAACGATATTCTCTAG
- the rarD gene encoding EamA family transporter RarD: protein MDAKQTRQGVLLALAAYFIWGIAPAYFKLIAYVPADEILTHRVIWSFFFMIALMSLSRQWSGVKTLLQTPKKIFLLALSAVLIGGNWLLFIWAVNNHHMLEASLGYFINPLVNIVLGMIFLGERFRRMQWVAVILAFCGVLVQLWTFGSLPIIALGLAFSFAFYGLVRKKIAVEAQTGMLFETLWLLPVAAIYLFGIADSATSHMGSNPWSLNLMLMAAGVVTTIPLLCFTGAATRLRLSTLGFFQYIGPTLMFLLAVVFYGEVPGADKMVTFAFIWVALAIFVADAIYTQRRVRKGL, encoded by the coding sequence ATGGATGCTAAACAGACGCGGCAGGGCGTTTTACTCGCCCTTGCCGCTTATTTTATTTGGGGTATCGCCCCGGCGTATTTCAAGCTTATCGCCTACGTTCCGGCCGATGAGATCCTGACTCACCGCGTTATCTGGTCATTCTTCTTTATGATTGCGCTGATGAGCCTCAGCCGTCAGTGGTCGGGCGTCAAAACGCTGCTGCAAACCCCGAAAAAGATTTTCCTGCTGGCGCTCTCAGCGGTGCTGATTGGCGGCAACTGGCTGCTGTTTATCTGGGCGGTGAATAATCATCACATGCTCGAAGCGAGCCTGGGATACTTCATTAACCCGCTGGTGAATATCGTGCTGGGGATGATTTTCCTCGGTGAGCGCTTCCGCCGGATGCAGTGGGTGGCGGTGATTCTGGCCTTCTGCGGCGTACTGGTGCAGCTCTGGACCTTCGGCTCGCTGCCGATTATTGCCCTCGGCCTGGCGTTCAGCTTTGCGTTCTACGGCCTGGTGCGTAAGAAGATTGCGGTGGAAGCGCAGACGGGGATGCTGTTTGAAACCCTGTGGCTGCTGCCCGTGGCGGCGATTTATCTCTTCGGCATCGCCGACAGCGCCACCAGCCATATGGGCAGCAACCCGTGGTCGCTGAACCTGATGCTGATGGCGGCGGGCGTGGTGACCACCATTCCACTGCTGTGCTTCACCGGTGCCGCGACGCGTCTGCGTCTCTCCACGCTGGGCTTCTTCCAGTACATTGGCCCGACGCTGATGTTCCTGCTGGCGGTGGTGTTTTACGGTGAGGTGCCGGGGGCGGATAAGATGGTGACGTTCGCTTTTATCTGGGTGGCTCTGGCAATCTTTGTTGCGGATGCGATTTATACCCAGCGCAGGGTGCGCAAAGGGCTGTGA